Sequence from the Eleginops maclovinus isolate JMC-PN-2008 ecotype Puerto Natales chromosome 14, JC_Emac_rtc_rv5, whole genome shotgun sequence genome:
CTGTTCACATCCTCGGCTGTAAATCTCACAAACGTCCTCTGCTCACCTCCTCTCAGGAGAAATGACGCATGAATTTAGAGTTTAATTCCCCAAAAATGAGAGGTGAAGAATCTACTTCCTCTGATTAGTTCAATAATATGTCTTTCCCTGGAGCTTTGAAGACATTATAACCAAGTATTTCCATGTCTATGCATTGCATGTCAGCATTTTGGCACGAATCATCCATCATTTGGTCATTTGAAGCACATCTTTGACGCCCACATCTTTGACTCCCGCTGAAAAGGGAGGTAAAAGACGTATTCCCCTCTTGATCAAAGCCGTTGATTGGTTTCTCGCCTTGTTTATTGTCATTTCTTGCTCAATATATCGCAGAAACTGTAGACAGAAAGAGGGTTCAATCATAGATGAGCAAACCATAACAAGGTACAGCTTTTTTATCCATCCAATATTTGaattttacatattttgaagAGCTTTTAAACACTTGAAAAAAGATCAGAGTTGTTTAAAATCTGTGTTTATCTGCTCATAAGTAAGCTGCGAAAGTTAGCACGTTAGCATAGGAATAGCTTACTTTAACACCAAAGTACTTGCTAGCACACTTAGCACACGTAGCAGGTGCTCTTCAAAAGTTTTAATAGGTAAATGTATACTTCAgcagaaactacagaaacaaATCCTTGCTCCGGTTAAAAAGGTGCATTACATCACTGTTATATCACCATCAGACGACTCAAGATTTATGCAGGTCAAGACGAGGTTACTGATTGGCTGAGAGGTGAATTGATCCTTTTGTTCGGGATGTGTTTGTCTTACAGAACAACAGATATAGATTGGGTCGAAACAATCTGAAGCAAACAATATCTGCTCATCCTTTCAGGCGTTTTTTTTTAACCGATCTGACCTTTGactcttcctcctgctgcagcgtgTCTACGAGCTGTTTTTCAGATCCTCTCTTCTCAAACTGTCTGAGTACCGAGGAGGCAACGCTACATCTAATATTTAACAAGGAGAAAAACTGTTATTGGGAAGAGAAACAACTGAAAAAGGAAGGTTATTTTATCATGCAACCCTTCAGATTTACCATCAAATTGGTGGTTTTACATCTGATTCACTTAAATCCTCACATCATTTAGATACGTTTTACTCCTATTCATTTTCTGATAACTAATGGCTCTTTTCTTCGCTTCTAACGGCCATTTTCGTCCTGCAGCTGGAGGTGAATTTACAGCCCGATGACGTTCGAGCGCACGTCTCTGCAACACTTTCCAGGACTTTCTCCGGAGCCTTGTGAAAACTCCCTCGTTCCTCTTCTCGAGGCCTGTGAACGTACCCCCGCCTCCCCCCCCTCACATCTGGCCCTCAGAGCGCCCCCTGGGCCCCCCTTCAGAGACCCCTCCCAGACGTGAACTTGGCCTacctaaatgtttttgttcatgcAGTCTGTGTCTGTCCTAGGAAGAGGGgggatggagaaagagaaggaattTAAACATAAACTGCCTTTTATTGACACAATTGAAAACATCAACATGagtgtacgagtgtgtgtgtgtgtgtgtgtgtgtgtgggggtaaTGTTGATTCAAGCAATGCATAAGAGgctggaggagaaaagagagacgAAGCGGAAGGGAGCGGCCGCATTACGTCATCCGAAAACACTTACCACGGcactgcaaaaaaagaaagaaaaagagtgtCGTTGCTGGGCCAGCCAATCAGTTGCCATGACAACCAACATGTCAATTAACAGACGAAGTAAGGAAGGTCAAACTGAGTTGTAGAAAAAAAGTTGCCCGCGATCTTCGGCCGGCGTCAACCAATCAGCCGGCAGTCAGTCAGGCCGTCAATCACATGGAAGCAATTGATTAGAAACAGCTGTCCTCACCcgttctccctccctccccccaaCTCCCCACGCCTCCTCAGATGACTGACTTCATTGTTTCAGCAGCTCGGCCCACTTCTCTACTCCTGCAAAGGGCGCTCACTTCAAATCTACCTCCATTACTTCCTTCTTCTCGATCCGCCTCACCACGATTATTATTCCCTCTGCATGCAACTCCGTCGCTTTGATCCATAGCATCAGTTTGAGTTTCCTTCAGACGTTACAGCTGTGGAAAGACACGGGCCCCAAAGTGTGAGGGACCCCCGTCTGGTTTCACCTACAGGCTGACACATTCAAACCGGGAACAGACTTAAAATTACcacaaaaagagacaaactaTTACAATGTAAAAGAGAGATtacaaggagacagaaggacGACAAAGGGACTAGAAAAGACtacaaggagacagaaggacTACAAAGGGACTAGGAAAGACtacaaggagacagaaggacGACAAAGGGACTAGAAAAGACtacaaggagacagaaggacTACAAAGGGACTAGAAAAGACtacaaggagacagaaggaTGACAAAGGGACTAGAAAAGACtacaaggagacagaaggacTACAAAGGGACTAGAAAAGACtacaaggagacagaaggacTACAAAGGGACTAGAAAAGACtacaaggagacagaaggacTACAAAGGGACTAGAAAAGACtacaaggagacagaaggacTACAAAGGGACTAGAAAAGACtacaaggagacagaaggaTGACAAAGGGACTAGAAAAGACtacaaggagacagaaggacTACAAAGGGACTAGAAAAGACtacaaggagacagaaggacGACAAAGGGACTAGAAAAGACTACAAGGAGACATAAGGACTACAAAGGGACTAGAAAAGACtacaaggagacagaaggacTACAAAGGGACTAGAAAAGACtacaaggagacagaaggaTGACAAAGGGACTAGAAAAGACtacaaggagacagaaggacTACAAAGGGACTAGAAAAGACtacaaggagacagaaggacTACAAAGGGACTAGAAAAGACtacaaggagacagaaggacTACAAAGGGACTAGAAAAGACtacaaggagacagaaggacTACAAAGGGACTAGAAAAGACTACAAGGAGACACAGAAGGACTACAAAGGGACTAGAAAAGACtacaaggagacagaaggacTACAAAGGGACTAGAAAAGACtacaaggagacagaaggacGACAAAGGGACTAGAAAAGACTACAAGGAGACAGAAGAACGACAAAGGGACTAGAAAAGACtacaaggagacagaaggacTACAAAGGGACTAGAAAAGACtacaaggagacagaaggacTACAAAGGGACTAGAAAAGACTACAAGGAGACCAGAAGGACGACAAAGGGACTAGAAAAGACtacaaggagacagaaggacTACAAAGGGACTAGAAAAGACTACAAGGAGACACAAGGACTACAAAGGGACTAGAAAAGACtacaaggagacagaaggacTACAAAGGGACTAGAAAAGACtacaaggagacagaaggacGACAAAGGGACAAGAAAAGACTACAAGGAGACACAAGGACTACAAAGGGACTAGAAAAGACTACAAGGAGACACAAGGACTACAAAGGGACTAGAAAAGACtacaaggagacagaaagactacaaggagacacaaagactacaaggagacagaaggacTACATAGGGACTAGAAAAGACtacaaggagacagaaggacGACAAAGGGACTAGAAAAGACtacaaggagacagaaggacGACAAAGGGACTAGAAAAGACtacaaggagacagaaggacGACAAAGGGACTAGAAAAGACtacaaggagacagaaggacGACAAAGGGACTAGAaagactacaaagagaaacagaaaggctACAAAGAGATTGGACTGCAAATACACAGGACTACAAATGGACTAGAAAAGGACACAAAGAACTACAACAAGTCTTAGGAGTGCAAAGACCAAACCAACGACACAGCTTGACGTGAGAAGCAAAATGACTtcaaaaaaagaccaaaactgCCACGAAGAGACAAAAGAATTAccacataaatacaaatcacaGCTGATGCATAAGAACTGAAAAGGCAATGATTCAAGCTGAAAACAAACCCCGAATTTATACACAAATTTAAATGTTCCAAGTATGAAAACACAGGACTTAAGATCCTGTAATACGCTCCACAGTGATGCAACGTGCTGGAGACCCAACTGAGCTTCTGAGAGTCTTGTATTTTGGGCTGTTGCAGCAGTTAGCCTCTGCTGTGATGTTTGTACCAAATGGAGAATGTTTGAGGGataaatgcattaaattaaAAGCATCTAAAGTGACTAAAGGCTGTTGGTGTGAATGAAAACAGCTGTTTAATCCCTATTCAGATAATTTAACTTAATGGTTCTCTTTGAGTGgatgtttttctctgcagctcacCATCCAGCCAAACACACTTCAAAGCCTGTGTGACtgtagcgtgtgtgtgtgtgtgtgtgtgtgtgtgtgtgtgtgtgagaatcaAATGTGATTGTTGCTCTGCTCACAAGGGGATGCAGAGCAGGACCAGAGCAGAGCGTGCGTCTGGCAAGCCtcatatttcaaatgttcaaagaccgtgtgtgtgtgagagtgtgtgtgtttgtttacaagaaCTGGTCCCAggcctataaaaaaaaagaacggGGACAACGACGCTGCCACTTCTGATTTGTTAATAAGCCACAAACTTTATCTGCAGCTTCATTTTCTCGCCCACTGATCCTTAAACGCCTGGAGTTAAATCGAGGTCATCCTAACTCTGATACTTTAACATCAGTAAACAATCTGAATACACTCATACTGTCCTTACTGTCCCCACACCTTGCTGCCAAAATGATGGATTACAGTACACACAGGAGgctacacacaccaacacacaggcATTCCTGCTGTGTGTCGTGTGTTATGGTATGCATCGTGCATTTGGAGAGGCGGGGTTGGAAAGTCACAGGGGAGAAGGATTCACTGAAACACTCACAGGTTAGAGTGAGGGCCAGGACAGGatatgtgacacacacacacacactgaggtggTGTGTGCCAGGCCAGGTTTCTGCAGCGCGGAGCAGGCTGTATCCCAGCAGTCACCATATGGACTGGTACTGAAgtcagaaaacagagagggaggatggagggagacaggaaggaggTGAGTGTAGGGAGCGAACGGGAGGTGAAATACGAGTACGAGATGTGgttgaaaaaaggaaaggtgGGTTAGGAGAGGTTTGATGGACTGAGAGAAGTGAAAGGTAGGACAGGAAGGAGGTCGATTGAAGGAtggaggaaaggaaacaagattTTAAAATGGTTGAAGAATTAAGGAATCAGTGTGAGGAAGCAAGGATGTAAAGGTGGGTGAGGAAGCAAGGACGTAAAGGAAGGAACTGAGGGAAAGATGGAGCAGCAGACAGGGAGGACAAGTGTAAGGAAATGTCGATAAGAATATAGGAAAGGGTGAAAGGAAGGAGGGATGGTTGCAAATAAAGATGAAGTAAATAAGGGTGCAAACGTGTGAAGATAGAAGGCAGGAAACAAGGATGAGTCAAAAACAGGAGTAAACTATAAAGGGAGTAGGTGAGGGTTTAATGAAGGGAACAAgggaaggagaaaaataaaggatagAGGAAACTAATGTTGAAACAGAAGGGATGGAAGGTAGGAAGAAGGGGGGATGGGATACAGAGAGGATGAGActggagaaaggaaaggaaggagggagcagagggagggatTAAGGAGTATCAACAGATGGATGCGTGCAGGATGGGATGGAGAGGAAAGGATGGAGGGATTAGATCTGAGGGAGGATGGGCTGCCTTCAGGTGCTGGTCAGGAGAAGAGTACGACTAGCAGTTCATTTTTACCCCATCGATGCAAAGGGACCGCTAGGAACAATCAACCAGCTTCACTTCAGCTCCATTATCAAACACAATCACTTGTAGATCAGGGAATATTTGCATTTTAGCTTAAAGACAACAAACTCTTACTATTGTTAAACTCTGCACtgcaattcattttaaaccacTTCATATGACGGTGCACAGATTCTAAAACACGCCAAGTCAATAAAAAGCATTTGGAGGTCTAGTTTTGAGTGAATTTGGACATGCATTTAACCTCAGAGGCATTGTGACTTCCCCCTGCatgtgcagctgtgtgtgcaggaagCATAGATGGGAAATGAAAGACACCCGACCCAGTGAAGTGTTTTGTAAATAACAGTTTATTTGAAAACCATGGGGGCGGTGGTCCTCTTTAGCTGCTGCCCTGCTTGGCGGCCAGCCTCTTGTCTCTCTCCTCGGCGATGGTCAGACGGATTCCCTTTCCTCTGGGCAGGGACACCCATGGCTTGTTGGCCTGGAGAcaggggagagaaggagagagagcgaTACGTTAGTGGGGATCAAAGGGAACAGGATGCAGGTGGCAAAGTGTGCAACAGAGTCGTGTTTTGTGGCGTTACTCTGCATTTTATGTGGATTAAAAGCAGTATTTACATACGGAGGGGAGAATTTGCAACCATTTCACACCTAAAGCATCAACTTATTGAGGAGTATTTAAGCTGTTTATCTAGAACAAGTATTTATAATGTAGTAGTTACACCTTAAGCCCTAAAAGAACAACACATGTAGGTGTGCTTTTCTTCCTCGTTTTTGATAAACTGAATAaatcagggcttttattttgaaaacaccAGTGGGGGAAACATTGGGGATTCTTGACCACTTTTCAACATTCTCAAATTAaggtttatttacatttcaattcatTTCATTGCAGCCAAGAGGACACTCTTaaataaaagtgacatttaaCCACAACAGTATTTATAAAAAGGGGAGACGGCTCAAAGCCTGATGGCGTCTCTAAGGTGAGGAAAGGCACAGCGGAATAAATGTCACGCAGCACAGAATGACAGCTCTGGTCAAACCAGCGGCAGAATAAATGTCACTGCAGACACTGTATGAAGACCTAGCTCCTGTATGGAAACATTGTCCTATATTCAGGACCTCAATCTATATTAAGGAGTAACAACCATGCACACATTAGCTATTTTAGATCGAGCAGGGGACAAATTGATTCAAGTGTCTTATTGTAGTCTCCTTTTTTGTCTCTACGGTAAGAAATACTCTTAGTTAGGGTTAGAGATACAGTAAAATGAGACCTTGGGTTTTAAAGTGAATCTTAGAAATGAATTTCTGATTACGGTTTTCTTTATTAAGGAGCTCAGAACTTCTTAGAGGATTGGTAGTGTTTTTTCAGTGCTGCTCAAAACCAAAATCATCATCATAGCTCCGGAGTTTATCTGAAATCTGAGGGAATAAATACAGTTTGTCCTCAGACTGAAGAGAGGGTGTTTCTCCCGTGTCCTCACCTTGCCGATGATGAAGATGTTGGAGAGCCTGGTGGCGAAGTTGTTGCCGGAGCTGTCCTTAACGTGCACCACGTCGAAGGAGCCAGGGTGACGCTCCCTGTTGGTGATGATACCGATACGCCCCAAGTTAGCGCCGCCGGTCACCATGCACAGATTacctgcagggaggagagagaaaccaTGTCAGAGGATCATCAGAAGGCCGTCCAACTATTCCATGGAGCGCCAACAGCACCCCTTTTAGTTTCAGCAGGCGACAGATTAGCACCAGAGATTTTCATTTAAGGAGCTCAGAACTTCTTAGAGGATTGGTAGTGTATTTTCAGTGCGGATCAAAACCAAAATCATCATCATAGCTCCTCGGGTTAGCACTCCTCCTACAGCACAGCTAGGTAGAGTTATAAATAAAGTAGAGGTTCGCTTAGAGCTCGTTTCCACACCTATAGAGACCCCTATAATCGTCAGCAGTGAGAAGGACTTACTGGTATCAAACTTGATGAAGTCTGTGATCTTGCCGGTGTCCAGGTCGATGCGGATTGTGTCGTTAACCTTGATCAGGGGGTCGGGGTAGCGGATGGTGCGGGCGTCATGGGTCACCAGGTGGGGGATTCCCTTGGTGCCGACCATCAGCTTCTTCACCTTGCACAGCTTGtactgcaggaggaagaggaggcgggTTAGGGAGAGTGGGAGAAAGCACGTCTGAGGACAGAAACGTAATGCGACTGCAACAGAAACAGACCGAGAGAGGGGGGAATTAAATCTGCACCAATCTGCTGTTGTAATGCTCCTCAAAGCCGAGGATTTTAACCAGATTTCACCAGAATATTTAGGAGATTTAACCAGTTTGAAACACAGCTGATCCTTTTTGGCAAGAGGGAAGAAAACCCAAATCCTTAAAAGCCTTCCCATGACTAAGATTTGTTAATCAGTCAAATCTCAGCACTGTCACTATAACCACAACCTaacaaatcaatgttttgtGCGTTTTTGAACTTTCCTCTAATgctttcttgttttaaatggtAGGTGACTGATTATATAATAGGATAGAGGAGTAATGGATCAAACTGTAGTGAAAGGTACAGAATTTGaggctttaaaatgtgtcaaccAGTCGTTACCTTGGCCTCCTCGGCGGTGATGCGGTGGACGGTGAAACGTCCCTTCACATCGTAGATCAGACGGAAGTGCTCACCGGTCTTCTCGATGCTGATCACATCTGGATGAACAGAAAACAATCTTAGTATCCACAATTTATCTCAAGTTTCAGAGGAATTAAGGGACCCTTAACTGCACTGCAAGGCATTTTACTTTCAGCCAACAGTGTATTATTGTACCAAAACTACATCTCATCTTAGTAGACATCTTTCAAATACCAGCTTTGGACAAACTCAAAGCCATAAGCCTCAACAAAAACAGTCCAACGTACGCACAATTCAGAAACCCTTCCTCTCAAAAAGCCACACTTAAATTACTTatctgaaacacaaatacatttagtcaaTTCTAGAGAATAAAGAGTGTAGCAATAGCATTTTAAAGCGTATCCATAGACTTACTCTACTTCTGCCAGTGGCCCAGAGTGAgtatgtaatatataaataggCAGCGGTTGTGAACCTGCAATGCATCCCTTGGCTTTTGAAATTAAAACTCCACACCTCCACATGGTGTCTGCTGACCAGTGACAAGGTGAGTGGAGGTATGAAGGAGGCGTGACAGCAAGTAGACAACACAACATCCCTCAACTCATGTTTAAGGTAATGCACttccaaagaaaataaatctttgcCTCTCAATCTCTCCCAGTTTAAAATCTAACCAAATGGGACATGCTCACATCCTTTGTGGCGTCTGGGTATCACTAACCCCTCGTTCAAATGGCTGCATCCTAAGAAATGATATAAACTTCAACCAGACTAACTTGTGCACTTAAGAGGAATCGAATGTTGACAAACGCATGCCGGGCTAAAATCCATTACAGTCCAGTTAGATAAAGTGTTTTTTGGgacttaaaatacaaaagctCGACATTTTAGAAAAGCAACTTGTAGGAAAGTGTGCAACTGACTCGATCAAAGTGACAGGGCCCATGTTTTTGTTCCTAGACTCTGAAAAGGCCACTTTCCTCAGAAGAAATCTGAACAAGAAAGCTGACAGCCTCAAATTTCAGTCACACTTGCAGAACTTGGTCACACTGCCCCCCCTGCCTGACTCAGGTATACACTTGCCTCTAACAGGATCTGACAACACATGATTGTAGCTGGAGCTCAGAACTTCTTAGAGGATTGGTTGGGTATTTTCAGCTCATTTCTGATCAAAACCAAAATGTAATCATCATTGCTCCTGGTTTCTCCTGATCGCTGACAGATGTATTGTGGAAGTTATAAGCTTCACATC
This genomic interval carries:
- the rps4x gene encoding small ribosomal subunit protein eS4, with product MARGPKKHLKRVAAPKHWMLDKLTGVFAPRPSTGPHKLRECLPLIIFLRNRLKYALTGDEVKKICMQRFIKIDGKVRTDITYPAGFMDVISIEKTGEHFRLIYDVKGRFTVHRITAEEAKYKLCKVKKLMVGTKGIPHLVTHDARTIRYPDPLIKVNDTIRIDLDTGKITDFIKFDTSNLCMVTGGANLGRIGIITNRERHPGSFDVVHVKDSSGNNFATRLSNIFIIGKANKPWVSLPRGKGIRLTIAEERDKRLAAKQGSS